The proteins below come from a single Miscanthus floridulus cultivar M001 chromosome 1, ASM1932011v1, whole genome shotgun sequence genomic window:
- the LOC136504815 gene encoding zinc finger protein STOP1 homolog: protein MEVCNLGNNAMEAQQQREQSQAGGCSDDPAAVLTCLTFLEQKIGHLRGIIGAAQRPPRQMVSAELSCIAVQLVSISKSLATTGGGAADQDDGAARSPGAEATSPNDGDSDSSDHDPLHAEDDDGDGRMPPAGSYEVIELGKEEILAPHVHSCKVCGKGFKRDANLRMHMRGHGEEYKTAAALAKPASASAAAPSSSAGRCFYSCPFVGCKRNREHRSFQPLKTAVCVKNHYRRSHCDKSYICRRCNVKRFSVLADLRTHEKHCGRDRWVCSCGTSFSRKDKLFGHVAAFDGHAPALPPDDDDSVANGGFGTGSDRLTTMDTEAVSRMASMEFFPDAVLDVIGCSDIKGFTLMDGQGQYLEDDDGRGSLSPLPMGLDSCDFDGFDLFGAPAIDF, encoded by the coding sequence ATGGAGGTTTGCAATCTTGGCAATAACGCCATGGAAGCTCAGCAGCAGCGCGAGCAGAGCCAAGCCGGGGGCTGCTCCGACGACCCGGCGGCGGTGCTGACTTGCCTCACATTCCTGGAGCAGAAGATCGGGCACCTCCGCGGCATCATCGGCGCGGCGCAGCGGCCGCCGCGGCAGATGGTGTCTGCCGAGCTCAGCTGCATCGCCGTGCAGCTCGTCTCCATCTCCAAGAGCCTCGCCacgaccggcggcggcgcggcggaccAGGACGACGGCGCCGCCCGGTCGCCGGGAGCGGAGGCGACGTCTCCGAACGACGGGGACAGCGACTCGTCCGACCACGACCCCCTCCACgccgaggacgacgacggcgacggccgcATGCCGCCGGCCGGCTCCTACGAGGTGATCGAGCTCGGCAAGGAGGAGATCCTGGCGCCGCACGTGCACTCGTGCAAGGTCTGCGGCAAGGGCTTCAAGCGCGACGCCAACCTGCGCATGCACATGCGCGGTCACGGCGAGGAGTACAAGACGGCGGCCGCGCTCGCCAagcccgcctccgcctccgccgccgcgccaTCGTCCTCGGCGGGCCGGTGCTTCTACTCCTGCCCCTTCGTGGGGTGCAAGCGCAACCGGGAGCACCGGAGCTTCCAGCCCCTCAAGACGGCCGTCTGCGTCAAGAACCACTACCGGCGGAGTCACTGCGACAAGAGCTACATCTGCCGCCGCTGCAACGTCAAGCGCTTCTCCGTGCTCGCCGACCTGCGCACGCACGAGAAGCACTGCGGCCGCGACCGCTGGGTCTGCTCCTGCGGCACCTCCTTCTCCAGGAAGGACAAGCTCTTCGGCCACGTCGCCGCCTTCGACGGCCACGCGCCCGCGCTGCCGCCCGACGACGACGACTCTGTTGCCAATGGCGGCTTCGGAACTGGCTCTGATCGCCTGACGACGATGGACACCGAGGCAGTGAGCAGAATGGCGAGCATGGAGTTCTTCCCGGACGCCGTGCTCGATGTTATCGGCTGTTCTGACATCAAGGGCTTCACGCTCATGGACGGACAAGGACAATATTTGGAGGACGACGACGGACGAGGGTCGCTCTCACCATTGCCAATGGGGCTCGATTCCTGTGATTTCGATGGATTTGATCTCTTCGGGGCACCAGCAATTGATTTCTGA
- the LOC136504900 gene encoding uncharacterized protein isoform X1, producing MAAETIPRMLARSPALPLVTDETPAFGFFITARNVSSAPAVKLSYNNCGGRLNVRQQNIELVKSRREWRTLSADQAQASVVDVNEECKQVLTSLDFSSEDAEKMLNKAFGWIHSPYWSEERKKEVPNAEVVTGVLNYIRSLGLSDEDLHKLLKKFPEVLGCDLDSEVKLNVSKLDSDWGINGKTLRSLLLRNPKVLGYNIDCRGDCMAQCTRCWVRF from the exons ATGGCAGCCGAAACAATTCCTAG GATGTTGGCCAGATCACCAGCACTGCCTTTGGTGACCGATGAAACTCCTGCATTTGGCTTCTTTATTACAGCT CGCAATGTCTCGAGTGCACCGGCTGTGAAGCTTTCATATAACAATTGCGGAGGAAGATTGAATGTCCGGCAGCAAAACATCGAGCTTGTGAAAAGCCGTCGGGAATGGCGGACGCTATCAGCCGACCAAGCACAAGCTTCTGTCGTGGATGTCAATGAGGAGTGCAAACAAGTCCTCACTTCATTGGATTTCTCCAGCGAAGACGCCGAGAAGATGCTGAATAAGGCGTTTGGATGGATCCACTCGCCGTATTGGAGCGAAGAGAGAAAGAAGGAGGTTCCGAATGCTGAGGTGGTAACTGGAGTGTTGAACTACATCAGGAGCCTCGGGCTATCGGACGAAGACCTTCACAAGTTGCTGAAGAAGTTTCCGGAGGTTCTTGGGTGTGACCTTGACAGCGAGGTGAAGCTGAATGTGAGCAAGCTGGACAGTGACTGGGGAATAAATGGGAAGACTCTGCGGAGCCTTCTCTTGAGGAATCCGAAAGTTTTGGGCTACAATATTGACTGCAGAGGGGATTGCATGGCCCAGTGCACCCGCTGTTGGGTTAGGTTCTAA
- the LOC136504900 gene encoding uncharacterized protein isoform X2 — MLARSPALPLVTDETPAFGFFITARNVSSAPAVKLSYNNCGGRLNVRQQNIELVKSRREWRTLSADQAQASVVDVNEECKQVLTSLDFSSEDAEKMLNKAFGWIHSPYWSEERKKEVPNAEVVTGVLNYIRSLGLSDEDLHKLLKKFPEVLGCDLDSEVKLNVSKLDSDWGINGKTLRSLLLRNPKVLGYNIDCRGDCMAQCTRCWVRF, encoded by the exons ATGTTGGCCAGATCACCAGCACTGCCTTTGGTGACCGATGAAACTCCTGCATTTGGCTTCTTTATTACAGCT CGCAATGTCTCGAGTGCACCGGCTGTGAAGCTTTCATATAACAATTGCGGAGGAAGATTGAATGTCCGGCAGCAAAACATCGAGCTTGTGAAAAGCCGTCGGGAATGGCGGACGCTATCAGCCGACCAAGCACAAGCTTCTGTCGTGGATGTCAATGAGGAGTGCAAACAAGTCCTCACTTCATTGGATTTCTCCAGCGAAGACGCCGAGAAGATGCTGAATAAGGCGTTTGGATGGATCCACTCGCCGTATTGGAGCGAAGAGAGAAAGAAGGAGGTTCCGAATGCTGAGGTGGTAACTGGAGTGTTGAACTACATCAGGAGCCTCGGGCTATCGGACGAAGACCTTCACAAGTTGCTGAAGAAGTTTCCGGAGGTTCTTGGGTGTGACCTTGACAGCGAGGTGAAGCTGAATGTGAGCAAGCTGGACAGTGACTGGGGAATAAATGGGAAGACTCTGCGGAGCCTTCTCTTGAGGAATCCGAAAGTTTTGGGCTACAATATTGACTGCAGAGGGGATTGCATGGCCCAGTGCACCCGCTGTTGGGTTAGGTTCTAA